The window GGCGGCCATCTTGCGCACCTTGGCCAACTGCTGGCGCAGAGTCGGGCCGTAGGCGCCACCACGCTCGAACTCCAGCAGGTACTTGGCGCAGGTCCAGCCCTGGCCCTCCTCGCCGATCAGGTTCTCGACCGGGACGCGCACGTCCTCGAAGAACACCTGGTTGACCTCCTGCTCGCCGGGCATCGGCCCGTCCAGCAGCGGGATCGAATCGACCTTGATGCCGGGCGTGGTCATGTCCAGCAGCAGGAAGGAGATGCCGGCCTGCTTGCTGGCGTCGCGGCTGGTGCGCACCAGGCAGAACATCCAGTCGGCCCATTGCGCCTGGGTGGTCCAGATCTTCGAGCCGTTGAGCACGTAGTGGTCGCCGTCACGCACCGCCTTCATCTGCAGCGACGACAGGTCGGAACCCGAGCCGGGTTCCGAGTAGCCCTGGCACCAGAAGATCTCCGAAGCCAGGGTGGCCGGCAGGAAACGCGCCTTCTGCGCCTCGGTGCCGAAGCGCATGATCACCGGGGCGACCATCTTCAGGCCCATGGGCGAGACCTTCGGGCAGCCGGCGGCGGCGATCTCGGCCTGGAACAGGAAACGCTGGGTCGGCGTCCAGCCCGGCCCGCCATGCTCGGCCGGCCAGTCCGGCGCGGCCCAGCCACGCGCGTGCAGCAGCTTCTGCCAGCGGCGCTGACCTTCCTTGTCCAGGTAGCCGTTCTTCGACTGGGCGACCATCTCGCGCAACTGCTCGTCGAACGACTCGGCGATCCAGGTGCGGACTTCCTCGCGGAAGGCCTGCTCGGCGGCGGAATACTCAAGATTCATGGACAGCCTCCCCGGCCAGCACGCCATAACGGCGCAGGTGATGATCGACCGAGCCGAACTGCTGTTCGATCACGGTGGCACGCTTGAAGTAATGACCGACCGCCAGTTCCTCGGTGATCCCCATGCCGCCGTGGATCTGCACGGCGCCCTGGCCGACGGCCCTGAGCGCCTGGCCGACGCGCACCTTGGCGGCGCTGGCGGCCATCGCCCGCTCGCGCGCGGAGCCGTCCAGCTGCATGGTCGCCAGGTAGGTCAGCGCCGAGGCCTGCTGGATATGGATGTGCATGTCGACCATGCGGTGCTGCAGGGCCTGGAACGTGCCGATCGCCACGCCGAACTGCTTGCGCTCCCGGGCGTAGGAAACGGTGTCATCGAGCATTTTCTGCATGATGCCGACCGCCTCGGCGCATAGCGCCACCACGGCCTCGTCGAACACCGCCTCGAGCAGCACCAGGCCCTGATCCTGCTCGCCGATCAGGGCGGTTGCGGGCACCCGCACAGCGTCGAACCAGATCTCCGAAGCACGTCCGCCATCGACGGTCGGGTAGTCCTGGCTGCGAATGCCGGCACTGGCCTTGTCCACCAGCAGCAGGCTGATGCCGTCACGCTCCAGGCGCTGGCCGGCGCTGCGCGCACTGACCAGCAGATGGGTGGCACTCGGCGCGCCGAGCACCACGGTCTTGTGACCGTTGAGCACGAAGGCATCGCCATCGCGGTGCGCCGTCAGTTGCACGTCATGCAGGCAATGACGGCTCTGCACCTCACCCTGCGCCCAGGCAATGCGCACCTCGCCGGCCATGATCTGCGGAATGACCGCCTCGGCCAGCGCGCCGCCGGCCCGCTTGAGCAGGCCACCACCGAGCACCACGGTAGCCAGGTAAGGCTCGAGCGCCAGGGCGCGGCCGAAGGCTTCCATGACGATGAGGTTTTCCAC is drawn from Pseudomonas cavernae and contains these coding sequences:
- a CDS encoding acyl-CoA dehydrogenase family protein; this translates as MNLEYSAAEQAFREEVRTWIAESFDEQLREMVAQSKNGYLDKEGQRRWQKLLHARGWAAPDWPAEHGGPGWTPTQRFLFQAEIAAAGCPKVSPMGLKMVAPVIMRFGTEAQKARFLPATLASEIFWCQGYSEPGSGSDLSSLQMKAVRDGDHYVLNGSKIWTTQAQWADWMFCLVRTSRDASKQAGISFLLLDMTTPGIKVDSIPLLDGPMPGEQEVNQVFFEDVRVPVENLIGEEGQGWTCAKYLLEFERGGAYGPTLRQQLAKVRKMAAEQPADDGGCLLDDPDFRRKLLELEIQIAAVDAAELRVFSGVSSGSSIGAASSMIKLAGTETLQAITELAVEAVGPQGWPFIRDSWAEVYGRAEAPRPGPSYAGSVLPRYFNYRKTSIYGGTSEIQRNIIAKQVLGL
- a CDS encoding acyl-CoA dehydrogenase family protein; translation: MDFQFSDEQQMLRDMLARYLDEQYDFEQRMKAVSSAEGWRPACWQAMASELGILSAAFPEALGGLGGGAVENLIVMEAFGRALALEPYLATVVLGGGLLKRAGGALAEAVIPQIMAGEVRIAWAQGEVQSRHCLHDVQLTAHRDGDAFVLNGHKTVVLGAPSATHLLVSARSAGQRLERDGISLLLVDKASAGIRSQDYPTVDGGRASEIWFDAVRVPATALIGEQDQGLVLLEAVFDEAVVALCAEAVGIMQKMLDDTVSYARERKQFGVAIGTFQALQHRMVDMHIHIQQASALTYLATMQLDGSARERAMAASAAKVRVGQALRAVGQGAVQIHGGMGITEELAVGHYFKRATVIEQQFGSVDHHLRRYGVLAGEAVHES